ACTAGACAGTACTCTATTCGAAGCTCATCAATACACACAATACACCTTGATCCAGGCTTGCAGCACCACTAGCTAGTCTAGATGGCCTCCATACTACAAAGGCCACCTACAGTTTTGTGGTTATAGGATATGTATCAGTATTTAATAGAAACTGGATAAAGAACAAGGCTGACATCTTCATGGATATACAAATCCCTTAAACAACTAATTATCATTAAAATTCATAGGTACTGAGCATCCAAATCCTCCAggtggctttaaaaatctcagctCAAACTAAATTTCACTAGGTGACTTAAGGTAGGATTTTTACCCTCCATCAAAAGGGAACTACTGAAGATTTATATAGAGAGGAAATATGGATGCTTGAGGTATAGCAGAAAGAAAAAAGCATATTACAGGGGAGAGAAAAATTATATGAttgcaaaaggaaaaatgtttcaTCCATCAATACATAATAAATTTTGGCACTCACCATCTCTCTTGCTATTTCCACAGCTTCCTGCAGCCCATAGAGCCTGCCACAGACCAGGTAGATTCCATTGGCCCAGAGAATACAACCCTCGTGGACCCAAAATTCATTGCTGTCAAGAGGTAGTTCAGGAATTTGTAACTCCAGCTCAGGGCCACCTTCTGAAGTGGGCACAGGGGCTTTTAAGTCCAAGGGAGTCTTTTCACTGCCACTGCCACCCTCAGTGGTTGCTTTCTTACAAGCAGCTCCCCTTGAAAGTGACCGAGAGGCCCCACCACAGTCCTCAGAGCGATGCCGCCTCTTAAAGCGGGGGTGGGCAGCCAGGCTTCTCTGTTCTTTCTGTTGTTGCtgttcttcttcctcttctgtaTCAGTCTTGGAGCCATTAGAAGCACTTTTGTGTCGTACCTTGACCTTGCTTTGCATTTCTGAGGCCCTCTTGGGAGGTGGGTTTTTGGGCAGCGTAGCTGCATAATCCTGGGGATAGAAAGGCCCAAAGAGGTCTCCCATGTTGCGGTAACTGGCCCACTTGCCACACAGGCAGCAAACCAGATGCCCCAAGACAGAAGACTCTGTTATCACCGGGCCCTGCAGCATGAAAGTTGAGGTGGGCAGAACTTTGCTCTCAGTGTTGCTAGGAGGGGGTGTCAGTGACCTTTGTCCCTTTCGGCCTCTCACCAGCTTGttctgctcctcttcctctgcaTTGATGATTGTGCACACAGCGCCTATCTCACACTTGTTTACCACATGAATGTATGGGAAAAAGGACTTGTTCTTGGTGTCAGCTTTATCAAGCGACTGGGTAGCATACTTCAGCTTGATCTCTGGTTCTTGAGGTTCCACAATTGGAGCGGCCCGTCTAGTTTTCCTCTTTCGTGGTTGTGCGGCAggtttcctcctctccctcctctgtcTCTTAGGTTTTGGCTCTCCACCTCTTGTCCCTTCTGATGGCTGTGGTGGTAGTGGCACTGGTGGTGGAGGaggtggtggctgctgctgctgcttcttctgctTGTTTACGCTACCAATAGGCCTCCCCTTTTTCTTTCCAGAGGGGAAGTATCCCTTTGGAGGGAAGCCATCTGGCTTAGGTGAAATATTTGTCACATCTCCATCTTTTTCTTCAGACTTTGGGTTTGGTTCAGAAGTCAACACACTGGAAGGAGAAACTGTTTTTGCATCAGGAAACATCAGAGTTCCAGCTCCACTTAAGGATCCATCTGATCGTCCTTGACTAACAGACTTCTGTGAAGGTGGTGTGGCCACATTGGCCCCAGATACCTCTTTACTGACACTAGCAACTTCAGGTGTCTCCTTCTTGACTTTGTCATCCCCACTGCTGTGCCACTCTTCTGAAGATCTTGGCAGAGATGTTTCACTAGTCAATTCCTGGCTCACTTGCCCCACTGGATCTGACACAgtctccccttttctcttttctgtctCTGGTCCATGACTTACCAAACTCCCACCTTCAGGTGGTCCACATTTGAGGGACAGGATGTCATCAAGGGTGACTGCATCTGCACCAGTTTCAGCACTGTTGGAGGAAACACTTCTCCTGATGTTGGGGGATGTAATCTTTTGAACAATAGCTTCCAGTTTCAATCCCCGCCCCTTCCGTGGTGGCAATATTTTGGTCTTAGCTGGGCTTGTGAGGGAAACAGCAGGGCAATTCCTGTTGTCAGGACTTTGGAGATCCTTGGAGGAGTCTCCCTTTGGGAGTGGCTTGCCAGCATCTTGGCTTAGAGATGAGTGTGCATAGGAGTTAAATGCTTTGTCAGCTCCTTCCTTTGAGGGGGAAAGCAGTCGCCCTTTATCTTCTGTGCCACTGTTCTTCATATCCTGTgactgtcttttgctgggaatagGAGAAATGAAAGAACGGACCCTCCTCCTCATAATTAAGGGGTTTTGAGGAGACTGGTCTTCTTGGCTAGGGAGCCTCAGCATCGCATTACTAGGTTTGGGCAAATCTGCAGATTCCTCCCGCCTATGCCCATCACTATCTTGAGAGCAAAACCTTTTCTGATTGGTCGCTCCTAGAGGCCCACTGTTCTTGGCAGGAGAGATCTGCCGGGAGAGATCCCAACCAGATTCCTGTTGCTGCATCTTCTGGCCACCATGTTTTAATTCGGTGCATTTATTTTGCGTACCATCACTCCCCATGAGACAGCGCCCAGCTTCTTGGCTTCCAGTATCATGGTAAGAGCTAGCCTGGATGTACATCATTGCTTCCTTGTCATTTTTCAAGGGACTCCTTACTCTCTCAAGGAACTGCTGTTGTCTTGGACTCTTCCTTGCCCCTTCCTGCCTGTGCTGAGCTGCAGCAATCACACCCTGTGCAGAACTGCTCCAATCTTTGTATTCTTCTTGCTGCTGGTGATATATCTGCCTTTTGTAATGATACTGGGAATTCAAACTTTGGTTAGGGTCACCAAAAGCATGAGACCTAGTGTTTGTGTGATATGCTGAAGCCAAAGATGAGCCTTCAGAGTTCTGGGGAAAGGGAGAATGCAAAGAACCCCTGCTGACCCTCTCAGACAGTGTCATGTGTGGATTCATGTGGTGGAGGTCTGTTCCTGGGCCTCTGCTCCTGCCTGGTGACATCTTCAGTTTGTCAGCCAGATCCTGATATTGAGAAGGTGATTTACCCCTCATGCCCTCTCTGCTGCTTCCCATTCTTCCAGGTGCTCGTCTTAGCTGTGTTGATCTGTTGTCCTGCTGGGAGACATAGTCTGGAGTAGAATCAggggctgcagctccagggctggcatTGCCTCGGAAAGACTCATGCTTGACATTGGCAGGATGACAATGGTCTCCTGATTTTTTATTGTTGAGATTGGCTGAGGTCTTGGCCTGTTCAAAATCTTCCTCTTTTATTTGCCCACTATGAGACTTCAGCTTTGTTTCCATGGACACCAGGCCACCAGGGAGGATGACTGACTGGCCTAAACCAGGAGTGAGACGTTCACTCCTTCCACTTCTGGCCTCAGCACCTATGTGGCTCATTGGGTGAGGCCCAGGATCTCTGACAAGCTGCCTTAATGGAGATATGTCACAGATCACTGATCTTCTTTCTGAGAGTGTTCCCCCTTCATGGGCTGAAGACTGTGACTCTATCTCAAACTTTCTAGGGATAGGATAGTCAGCCAGATTGATCTGTTTTATCTCAGGAGCTGTGCCACTTGATTTCCTATCCCAGGGGCCCCAGTGAGGACTTTCCAGGAGAGACCCTATGCTTTTATTTAGGAGGCTCCTATTGGTTAATTCATTGGTTTGACTAATTAGAATGTTGGGCCTCATGGCTCCTTCCAGGCTTCCAGCCATGCCTGGATGTTCTTGTGCATTCCTAGCATATCTTCTGTCTGGATGGTGGTGATAACCCTGCAAGACCTCCTGCAGAAGACTGGGAAACTTCTCATTCCTGCCTTTTCGCTCACTGTGCCCTGGAAAATCCCCTTTTTCTTGACCTGAAGGATACTGAGGAAAGCCACCAATATTTCTCTGCATGCCAGCCCCAAGGTTGTCTTTATAGCTGTACCTCAAACTGCCAGGTGATTTGGAAGGTTCTGTTCTGCCAGGAAAACTTGAGCCAATGATTGCATGGCCAGGTTGGCTGTTTCCCTCTCCATTGTGGTTAGTATTGTTATCCCCACTCTTACTCCCTTTGCTCCCTCCTTGAGGCTCTGACTGTGGTAACACCTGCCCAGTTTCTTTCATTCCACTGGCACCAGGAGGCGCTTGGGTAGCTGGGGGAGCATCGTCTTGTGAAGGTTTATCCTGCCCGCCTGATTTTTCTACTCGGCCTGTCATGGCCTCCCGAGAGACTATCACCCCAACTGTCTTTTCGTTCACCTTTGGGGTGGCCTCCACTGCTATCAGGACTTCCTTTTCACCTGGGGAACCCACATCTTCCCTAACTGTAGGACTGGTACTGAGTTTGGCTGGCTCGTTCTGAGAGCCTTGTGCTGGTGACGGGTTGGATCTCTCTAAGTTACCCCGATTGTAGGTAGTGTCAGAGCTAGTGCTCTGGCCACTCAGCTGTCTCACCCTCTCTCCATGGTCCTCTGAACTGCTAGAGCAGCCACCATCGAGGGATTCTGCCAGGGGAGACTTAAGCTGCTCCTCTGCCTGGGAAGAACCTTCTGAGTTGGTGCAACTGTCAGCTTTTTTAGACGATGATGACCTTTTGGAACTTTTTTTCTGAGGTGCCAAGGCATCTGAAAGTAACATGTGCTGGACTGTGTTAGGAAGGTTGGCCACTTGAGAGCTTAAAGCACTTAGGCTGCTCAACCCTGGATCTGTAAGTCTCTTCTCCTGAAGTCCTTCCAGCCCAAATCCCTTGAATCCTCCACCATGAGCATTGGGGCTTGGCATCATGGATGGTGTTGGGCTAAGCTGAGGCATCATCTGTAAAATTCGATTTCTAGAGCCTATTGACATATTGCCTTGCCCACACTGGAGGTTTTCCCCACTCGGCATGAGAGGAGATGGAGTAGAGCTGCAGCTTGGAGACTGGACCACCGAGGCAGCTGGAGATGGGTTGGATATAGGACTGAAGTTCTGATGGAACTGCATGGGTGACCTCACAGGGACTTCAGCTTGGCTGTACTGTCCCACTTGACCTTGAAGAGAAAGCTTGGTGGCAGCATTTGAGTACTGCATTACATGCTGTGAGGGGTGCTgttgctgctgcccctgctgcccACCCTGGGGCAACTTAGACTGCTCAAAACTTTTTATTGGCTGAGTCTGAAAGCTGTAATTAGATTGAGTCCCATATCCCTGTGAATTAGAACCTACAGCATGGCTTTCATACTGTGAACCAGAATTCACACTGTAACTGCCATCATAGTTCTGCCCAGACTGCCCAAAacgctgtggggaggggaaagaggaagaggaagaagcagGAGGTTGATAGTGTTGGCTGAATTGACCCACTCGTAACTGGTACCCAGAAGCAGAGGAAGGCAGGGCAGATGGACGCTGCATTGGCTGCAAGTGGGAGGCGCTAGACGCAGGCTGACTGGATGCCTGTGGTAAAGGCTGATGGGATTGATAGAGCTGCTGTCTCAGCTgctgcacctgctgctgctggctggaagcCTGCTGCTGATACTGGGCACTCCCTGGAGAGAAAGGACCAGTAAAATCCTGCTGATAGTGAGATACACCCCCAAGGGCTGAATGCTGTGTTTGAAACTGGCCCACATGTCCCTCGCTCCCATACTGGCTCCCAAAGTTGCTTCCTTGGGGTGGCCCGTAGCTCTGCACTGGTCCAGACGGCCTGCGCTGAGGCTGCCCACCTGCTGCCACTGCATCCTTGTTGGAGGCCATGTAGTAAAACTCTCCTGCTTCTTTTCTGAAACCTTGGTAGCTCTGGTGCCCAGAGCTCTCACCAGCCATTGCTGCAGATGCTCCTGTTGCTCCCCGGCGCCCACTGCCAGCACTTCCTCCAAAGCTCTGGAACATCTGGGCCTGCTGGCGGGAGCTAAATTCTTCTAGGCGGGATGCCCCGTGCACTTCCTGTGGGTAGCTCTGCTGGTTTCCGTGGTAACTGCTTTGCTCCCGAAAGGACTGCATGCTGTTCAGCACCAGAATGACCCCTCGAAAGCCCTcctgggaaaaaaaaggaaaaaagttagaaaattcACGTCTCCCAGTCATATCATCAGTAAAATTAAACTATAGTATTTAGCAGTAATTCAAATTTTACACCTCTCCTACCATGCAGCTCTATCAATGCTTACCACCTTAGCCACCCTGGTAACGGAGGAAATAGGATTCCCATTGTGCTCAGAAGTCAAAGGTGTTCATCATTCCCTATCCAGTTATAGCAGCATTCCAATGTTAATGCATTTTATAAAGGCTCCTCCCAATGGTCAGCAATTGGGTTATGTCCCCCAGAAGGACTAAATGTTCCACTAAACTAGTTCAAGTGGGAGAATGACTCCTATTTCAGTAACGCTGACTTCCACCCCTAAATTAGCCCCTACAGGCCAGGAGACACTCAGAGTAGAGTAACTGTATTTTGTTACAACTGTGGAAGTCTAAACAAATGAcaaaaattatataaattatCTTAAACTATTGAGACCTATAGTAAGAAAAAATATCCAGAGACCCAGAAGCCTCTCTCCAAACATCCCCCAATAGAAGTCAGTCCAGATGTAAATGAGACAAGGTCAAAGGCCCTAAAATCAAAATTATCTGggaaactgcagagggacagtCAACAACTCACCCAAATACATCTCTGTTCACTATACCAAAGCATCCCTATGACGACACATGGATGAGAAGCAGTGCTCCAAGAAAGTAAGTATATTCCCCCACCTAGACTCCCAAAGCTTGCTTAGTTCTAACAGATGGAAAGTCAGGTCCAGGTAGACTGCAGCTATCCAGCTCTACTTAAGGAGTAGCCTATAGCTTCACCCCACACCAAGAAAAAGATGGTTTATATTGGCTTGGATAAAGTTAACGAAGACCTCGGACTCTCACACTCCTTCTTCATCCTAGGTTTAAAAGACTCGTAAGCACCATAGTCAGCAGGTATGTGGATCGCTGACAGGCATAGGCCGAttgcagggcttaaagcctggggactggggcatgccctGTCCCCCGGCTAAGTGCAATTTGGGACTAATGAAAAGTTGAGAACTACTACTAAGAGTAACTAAGTAACTACTAACTATATtacaggttttcaaaaggagagcTTCCCACTGTGGGAAGTCGGGTCCCTGCTTCTGCGCCCCGCGTGAGCCGCGGCTGAGGCGGTCAGAGGCACCGGCTTTTGGCGCTATCAGCACTGAGGGTAGACATCTTGCAGGAGAGCCTTTACCCTTTTGAAGGTCTCTATGCAGAGACATTGGGACTTCCTGCCTCTTCGCTTGAGAGGGTGAAGCCGTGCTCCTGGTTGGTTCCGACCTAGCAGGAAGGAGAGGGTTTACTTGTGCCCGTCTCCATAGGCAGCTGCAGAGATTTCTCCATTAGGAGCATTTTCAGCCACAAGTCTCTGTCATGATGAGCCCTGGTTTTCAGACTGGGACAGTGGAGACACTTAGCAGGGATGCGTGTCTCGCCAAGACACTTCACACACAGTGAGTGTCTGTCAGACTGTGGCATAGGCTCCTTGCAGGAGCCGCATGTCTTGAAGCCAGGGGACCCCGGCATCAGGGAACTATGATTGCCTGGGTGGGAGAGGCTCAATGGGAGACGAACGTGAgagaaagttaaaaaacaaacaacaacaaaaaaaacaaaaaaacacttaaCCAACTATTctaaaggaa
The Eretmochelys imbricata isolate rEreImb1 chromosome 1, rEreImb1.hap1, whole genome shotgun sequence DNA segment above includes these coding regions:
- the TCF20 gene encoding transcription factor 20 isoform X1; the protein is MQSFREQSSYHGNQQSYPQEVHGASRLEEFSSRQQAQMFQSFGGSAGSGRRGATGASAAMAGESSGHQSYQGFRKEAGEFYYMASNKDAVAAGGQPQRRPSGPVQSYGPPQGSNFGSQYGSEGHVGQFQTQHSALGGVSHYQQDFTGPFSPGSAQYQQQASSQQQQVQQLRQQLYQSHQPLPQASSQPASSASHLQPMQRPSALPSSASGYQLRVGQFSQHYQPPASSSSSFPSPQRFGQSGQNYDGSYSVNSGSQYESHAVGSNSQGYGTQSNYSFQTQPIKSFEQSKLPQGGQQGQQQQHPSQHVMQYSNAATKLSLQGQVGQYSQAEVPVRSPMQFHQNFSPISNPSPAASVVQSPSCSSTPSPLMPSGENLQCGQGNMSIGSRNRILQMMPQLSPTPSMMPSPNAHGGGFKGFGLEGLQEKRLTDPGLSSLSALSSQVANLPNTVQHMLLSDALAPQKKSSKRSSSSKKADSCTNSEGSSQAEEQLKSPLAESLDGGCSSSSEDHGERVRQLSGQSTSSDTTYNRGNLERSNPSPAQGSQNEPAKLSTSPTVREDVGSPGEKEVLIAVEATPKVNEKTVGVIVSREAMTGRVEKSGGQDKPSQDDAPPATQAPPGASGMKETGQVLPQSEPQGGSKGSKSGDNNTNHNGEGNSQPGHAIIGSSFPGRTEPSKSPGSLRYSYKDNLGAGMQRNIGGFPQYPSGQEKGDFPGHSERKGRNEKFPSLLQEVLQGYHHHPDRRYARNAQEHPGMAGSLEGAMRPNILISQTNELTNRSLLNKSIGSLLESPHWGPWDRKSSGTAPEIKQINLADYPIPRKFEIESQSSAHEGGTLSERRSVICDISPLRQLVRDPGPHPMSHIGAEARSGRSERLTPGLGQSVILPGGLVSMETKLKSHSGQIKEEDFEQAKTSANLNNKKSGDHCHPANVKHESFRGNASPGAAAPDSTPDYVSQQDNRSTQLRRAPGRMGSSREGMRGKSPSQYQDLADKLKMSPGRSRGPGTDLHHMNPHMTLSERVSRGSLHSPFPQNSEGSSLASAYHTNTRSHAFGDPNQSLNSQYHYKRQIYHQQQEEYKDWSSSAQGVIAAAQHRQEGARKSPRQQQFLERVRSPLKNDKEAMMYIQASSYHDTGSQEAGRCLMGSDGTQNKCTELKHGGQKMQQQESGWDLSRQISPAKNSGPLGATNQKRFCSQDSDGHRREESADLPKPSNAMLRLPSQEDQSPQNPLIMRRRVRSFISPIPSKRQSQDMKNSGTEDKGRLLSPSKEGADKAFNSYAHSSLSQDAGKPLPKGDSSKDLQSPDNRNCPAVSLTSPAKTKILPPRKGRGLKLEAIVQKITSPNIRRSVSSNSAETGADAVTLDDILSLKCGPPEGGSLVSHGPETEKRKGETVSDPVGQVSQELTSETSLPRSSEEWHSSGDDKVKKETPEVASVSKEVSGANVATPPSQKSVSQGRSDGSLSGAGTLMFPDAKTVSPSSVLTSEPNPKSEEKDGDVTNISPKPDGFPPKGYFPSGKKKGRPIGSVNKQKKQQQQPPPPPPPVPLPPQPSEGTRGGEPKPKRQRRERRKPAAQPRKRKTRRAAPIVEPQEPEIKLKYATQSLDKADTKNKSFFPYIHVVNKCEIGAVCTIINAEEEEQNKLVRGRKGQRSLTPPPSNTESKVLPTSTFMLQGPVITESSVLGHLVCCLCGKWASYRNMGDLFGPFYPQDYAATLPKNPPPKRASEMQSKVKVRHKSASNGSKTDTEEEEEQQQQKEQRSLAAHPRFKRRHRSEDCGGASRSLSRGAACKKATTEGGSGSEKTPLDLKAPVPTSEGGPELELQIPELPLDSNEFWVHEGCILWANGIYLVCGRLYGLQEAVEIAREMKCSHCQEPGATLGCYNKGCSFRYHYPCAIDADCLLNEENFSVRCPKHKPLLPCSLPSLQNKMVKGSLSTEQSERG
- the TCF20 gene encoding transcription factor 20 isoform X2 encodes the protein MQSFREQSSYHGNQQSYPQEVHGASRLEEFSSRQQAQMFQSFGGSAGSGRRGATGASAAMAGESSGHQSYQGFRKEAGEFYYMASNKDAVAAGGQPQRRPSGPVQSYGPPQGSNFGSQYGSEGHVGQFQTQHSALGGVSHYQQDFTGPFSPGSAQYQQQASSQQQQVQQLRQQLYQSHQPLPQASSQPASSASHLQPMQRPSALPSSASGYQLRVGQFSQHYQPPASSSSSFPSPQRFGQSGQNYDGSYSVNSGSQYESHAVGSNSQGYGTQSNYSFQTQPIKSFEQSKLPQGGQQGQQQQHPSQHVMQYSNAATKLSLQGQVGQYSQAEVPVRSPMQFHQNFSPISNPSPAASVVQSPSCSSTPSPLMPSGENLQCGQGNMSIGSRNRILQMMPQLSPTPSMMPSPNAHGGGFKGFGLEGLQEKRLTDPGLSSLSALSSQVANLPNTVQHMLLSDALAPQKKSSKRSSSSKKADSCTNSEGSSQAEEQLKSPLAESLDGGCSSSSEDHGERVRQLSGQSTSSDTTYNRGNLERSNPSPAQGSQNEPAKLSTSPTVREDVGSPGEKEVLIAVEATPKVNEKTVGVIVSREAMTGRVEKSGGQDKPSQDDAPPATQAPPGASGMKETGQVLPQSEPQGGSKGSKSGDNNTNHNGEGNSQPGHAIIGSSFPGRTEPSKSPGSLRYSYKDNLGAGMQRNIGGFPQYPSGQEKGDFPGHSERKGRNEKFPSLLQEVLQGYHHHPDRRYARNAQEHPGMAGSLEGAMRPNILISQTNELTNRSLLNKSIGSLLESPHWGPWDRKSSGTAPEIKQINLADYPIPRKFEIESQSSAHEGGTLSERRSVICDISPLRQLVRDPGPHPMSHIGAEARSGRSERLTPGLGQSVILPGGLVSMETKLKSHSGQIKEEDFEQAKTSANLNNKKSGDHCHPANVKHESFRGNASPGAAAPDSTPDYVSQQDNRSTQLRRAPGRMGSSREGMRGKSPSQYQDLADKLKMSPGRSRGPGTDLHHMNPHMTLSERVSRGSLHSPFPQNSEGSSLASAYHTNTRSHAFGDPNQSLNSQYHYKRQIYHQQQEEYKDWSSSAQGVIAAAQHRQEGARKSPRQQQFLERVRSPLKNDKEAMMYIQASSYHDTGSQEAGRCLMGSDGTQNKCTELKHGGQKMQQQESGWDLSRQISPAKNSGPLGATNQKRFCSQDSDGHRREESADLPKPSNAMLRLPSQEDQSPQNPLIMRRRVRSFISPIPSKRQSQDMKNSGTEDKGRLLSPSKEGADKAFNSYAHSSLSQDAGKPLPKGDSSKDLQSPDNRNCPAVSLTSPAKTKILPPRKGRGLKLEAIVQKITSPNIRRSVSSNSAETGADAVTLDDILSLKCGPPEGGSLVSHGPETEKRKGETVSDPVGQVSQELTSETSLPRSSEEWHSSGDDKVKKETPEVASVSKEVSGANVATPPSQKSVSQGRSDGSLSGAGTLMFPDAKTVSPSSVLTSEPNPKSEEKDGDVTNISPKPDGFPPKGYFPSGKKKGRPIGSVNKQKKQQQQPPPPPPPVPLPPQPSEGTRGGEPKPKRQRRERRKPAAQPRKRKTRRAAPIVEPQEPEIKLKYATQSLDKADTKNKSFFPYIHVVNKCEIGAVCTIINAEEEEQNKLVRGRKGQRSLTPPPSNTESKVLPTSTFMLQGPVITESSVLGHLVCCLCGKWASYRNMGDLFGPFYPQDYAATLPKNPPPKRASEMQSKVKVRHKSASNGSKTDTEEEEEQQQQKEQRSLAAHPRFKRRHRSEDCGGASRSLSRGAACKKATTEGGSGSEKTPLDLKAPVPTSEGGPELELQIPELPLDSNEFWVHEGCILWANGIYLVCGRLYGLQEAVEIAREMKCSHCQEPGATLGCYNKGCSFRYHYPCAIDADCLLNEENFSVRCPKHKVRLLR